GTCCTTGGTCAGCACGCCCATCTCTCCGTCGTCGAGGTAGACGACCTGGCGCGTGTGCTTGAGAATCGCGGCCACGTCGCTCGCCACGTAGTTCTCGCCGTCGCCGAGGCCGATGAGCAGCGGGCTCCCCTGGCGGGCGCAGACGATCTTGCCGGGCTCTTTGCTCGAAACGACCGCGATGCCGTAGGTGCCCTCGACCAAGTTGAGCGCGTCGATCACCGCGTCCTCGAGCGGCTCGTCGGCGATGGCGGCCTCGATCAGGTGCGCGAGAACCTCCGTATCGGTGTCCGACTTGAACGTGTGCCCCTGCATCTGGAGCATCTTCCGCAAGGCGCTGTAGTTCTCGATGATGCCGTTGTGGACGACCGCGATCGTGTTGGTGCAGTCGACCTGCGGATGCGCGTTGCCCTCGCTCGGCGCGCCGTGCGTCGCCCAGCGCGTGTGGGCGATCCCGACACTGCCGTGAATGGGATTCGTCTTCAGCACCGACTCGAGCATCGAGATCTTGCCCTTCGCTTTGCGAGTCTCGAGCCCGTTGCCGTTCATCATCGCGATTCCGGCCGAATCGTAGCCACGATATTCGAGACGCTTGAGCCCCTCGACCAACAGCGTTCCGGCGCTACGAGATCCGACGTATCCGACTATTCCGCACATGAATTGCGAATCCGGTTCAATGTTGAGCGGCGAGCGCATCGAGCGGCTCGCGTGATTTGCGCACCAGTTCTCGAGCGGCCGCGTCGGTCGGAGCCTCGGCGATCACGCGCACGATGGGCTCGGTACCGGACGGTCGAACGTGAACCCACCGGTCGATCCACGCGAGCCTGAGGCCATCCTGCGCGTCCGCCTCGGCATCCGGAAACGCCGCGCGCAACGCTTCGTACACCGTACCGAGCGGAGCGGACGGGCGGTCCAGCTTGTCTTTGACGATGACGTACTTCGGCAGCTCCGCGACGATCTCGGACAGAGAGCGATTCTCCTCGTGCAGCAGTTGTAGGACGAGCGCCGCGCCCACCGGCGCATCCCGTCCAAGATGCACCTCGGATAGAATCACGCCACCATTTCCTTCGCCACCAATCGGAGCCCTCTCATCGCGCATACGAACCGCGACGTTCACTTCGCCAACCGGCGCCCTGAGGACAGGGACCCCCGCCGAGACGGCCACATCCTCGACGATCCGGCTGGTGGAAAGATTCGTTACAAGTGCGCCTCGTCGATGCCTGAGGACCACTCTCGCCGCCAATGCCAGCGTGAAGTCCTCGCCAATCGCCTTCCCTTCGTTCGAGACCAACGCAAGACGGTCCACGTCGGGATCCACCGCGAATCCGATCGCCGCGCGGGTTTTGAGCACGAGTCGTTCCAGCTCCCCAAGATTCTCCGCCACCGGTTCCGGCGGCCGCGGAAATCTTCCATCCGTTTCGGCGTTGATCGTCGTGACACGGCAGCCAAGCCGCTCGAGGAGCTCCGGCATGATCACGGCACCAGCTCCTCGGACGCAATCGACTGCGACGGAAAAGCCGCGCGCGCGAATGCCGGCGACGTCGAGGTACGGTATCGCAAGGACACGTTCGATGTGTCGCAGGATCGCACGGTCATCCAGCTCGATCTCGCCGAGGTGATCCCACGTCGCGCGCGCAATCCCGCCCTCGACCAGCGCGCGCATCTCGTTCCCCTCGGACGCCTCGAGAAAAAGCCCGGTCGGCCCGATGAACTTGAGTGCGTTCCACTCGATCGGATTGTGGCTCGCCGAGATCATCAGACCGCCCGCCGCGTGATGGTGCTCGACGGCAAGCTGGCACGTTGGAGTGGTCGTCAATCCGATGTCGATGATGTCGCAGCCGACGGATTGCAGCGCGCCGAGAACCACTCGGTGGAACATCGGCCCCGAGACACGGCTGTCGCGGCCGACGACGATTCTCGGGCGCGTGCCTGCCGCTTTGGTCGTCCCGGCCCGAGACGCGGACCAAGCTCCGAACGCGGCCGCATAGCACGCGACGACATCCGGCGTGAGCGCCCCACCGACGCGGCCGCGAATGCCCGAGACACTCACCATCAATCCGTCGGTGGACATCGGGCGAAACCTAGTCGTCCGAGGAAAGGGTCAAGCCGCGGTGGGCGGCGGGCTTCGCGTTCGCGAAGCGCGGCCGACGCATCAATGCGCCGGAACCAGCGAACCGTGCGGGGACTTGGGAAGAAGCTGGAGATCGCCCGCGGCGACGACGCGAGTGAGTGCCTCGACGACGTCAGGATCGAACTGCGTCGTCGTGTTGCGGCGGATCTCCTCGAGCGCCGCGCAAAGAGACATCTCGCTCGGGCGATATGGCCGATCGCTCGTCATCGCGTCGAGCGCGTCGGCGACGGCGACGATGCGCGCCTCGAGAGGGATCTGATTTCCGTGAAGACCGTCCGGCGTCCCCAACCCATCGTAGCGTTCGTGGTGTGAACGCACGATGTTGAGCGCGCAGGGCCGGTCGCCGAGGAGTGGAGCGAGAATTCGCCAGCCGAGCACCGGGTGCGTCATGATGTGCTCGTACTCTTCAGCGGTGAGCCGCTCGGCCTTGTTGAGCACCGCTTCGCGAACGCCGATTTTGCCGATGTCGTGGACGTGTCCGCCGAGCTCGATTTGCCGCAGCATGTCTCCGAACAGACCCATCGCGCGGGCGATGGCGCGCGAGTACTGGCTCACGCGAATCGAATGGCCGCGTGTATAAGGGTCTTTGAGCTCGAGCGCTTCGGCGAGCGATTGAATGCTGGCGAGGAAGAGCTCTTCGTTCTCGCGAGCTTGTTCCTTGACCCGATCCTCGAGGCTCTCGCGATACGCGCGATTCTCGAGGAGCAACCGCCGCTTGTCGAGCGCTTGGGCGACTCGGGCCCGGACGTCGTCGATCTGGTACGGTTTGACGACGTAATCGGCCGCCCCGTTGGCCAAGCAGCTCACCGCGACTTGAACGTCCGCGACGGCGGTGATCATCACCACGGCGATGTCGGGAAAGCGCACCCGCGATTCTCGGAGCAGCTCGAGGCCGTCCATCTTCGGCATTCGGAGGTCGCTCAGCATCAGCGACACGGGATAGCGTTCCAACTGCTCGAGCGCTTCGACGCCGTTGGCCGCCTCGACGCACTGGAACCCGTCGGCGCGCATCAGGTGGACCATGGCCTGTCGAAGGCGCGGCTCGTCGTCGACGACCAGACAGCAGGGCAAAACCGGGGAGACTTCGTGCGGCCGCGCGATCATCGAGTGGGGTTCGGCTTCGTCAAGTCGCCTTCAGGGGTTAACTTCTACGCATGGCACAGGATAGAGTATCGGCATGACTCGAGTCTTTGATGACGATCTCGCTACGGGATTTGGCACTCGCGCCATCCACGCCGGCCAGCGCCCCGAACCCCTCGCCGGCGCCATCATGACGCCGGTGTACCTGACCTCGACGTACGTGCAGGAAGGGTTGGGTCAGAACAAAGGGTACGAATACGCCCGCGGAAAGAACCCGACTCGCGAGGCGTTCGAGCGCAACGTGGCCGCGCTCGAGAACGGCCGCCACGGATTCGCGTTTTCGAGCGGCATGGGCTGCCTCGATTCGATCATGAAGCTCTTCCGCGCCGGCGACCACGTCGTCTGCGCGGAAAATGTTTACGGCGGAACGTTCCGCCTGTTCGACAAGCTCCTGCAGAACTTCGGTCTGAGCTTCACCTACGTCGACACGCGCGATCCTCAGCGCGTCGCCGACGCGATGCGCCCCGAGACAAGGCTCGTTCTGGCCGAGACGCCGAGCAATCCGCTCATGCGGCTCACGGACATCGCGGCCGTCGCCGACATCGCGCACCGCGCGAACGCGCTGCTCGTCGTCGACAACACGTTTGCATCACCGTATTTCCAGCGGCCGCTCGAGCTGGGCGCGGACATCGTGTACCACTCGACCACGAAATACTTGAACGGCCACAGCGACATGATCGGCGGCTGCGCGGTGACTCGCGACGACGATCTCGGCGCGCGATTGCAATTCATCCACAACGCCGCCGGCGCGGTCGCGGGACCGTTCGACGCTTGGCTCGCGCTTCGCGGCACGAAGACCCTGCACCTCCGCATGCGGCAGCACGACGCGAACGGCCGCGAGATCGCCAAGTGGCTGGTCGAGCGCGTCGGCACCGAGAATGTGTATTACATCGGCTTGCCGTCTCACCCGCAGCACGAGTTGGCCAAGCGGCAGATGTCCGGCTTCGGCGGCATGATCAGCGTGGAGCTCGGGACGAAAGAGCGGGCCGCCCACGTGCTCGGCCGCGTCCGCGTCTTCGCGCTCGCCGAATCACTCGGCGGCGTGGAGTCCCTGATCAGCCAGCCGGCCGGTATGACGCACGCGTCGGTTCCACCGGATCGCCGTGCCGCGCTCGGGTTGAGCGACGGCCTGGTCAGGCTTTCTTGCGGGGTGGAAGACGTCGGCGATTTGCTGGCCGACCTGGAACAGGCGTTCGACGGGATTCCGGAAAGGGCTGGCGGCGGGCGCGAATCAGCGAGAGGCTCGCGCGCTCGCGACACAATCGGAAGCGGAGCACCGTAGGGATCGGAGCGACTACCCGCCCCCTCCAGAGACAGCGACCTTCATCCAGACTTCGCCATGGCAAACCGCGTCCAGCTCGTCCAGATCTCGTCACGCGCGTGGGAGCACCCGGCCGACCGCGCCGCGCTCAACACGCTCCGCGCCATTCCCGGCTTCGACGAGGTTGTGAGAAAGGTCGCCGGCTTCTTCGGCGAACGCGGAATCCGCCAGCTGTTTCTGGGCGATGCGGTGCAGGTGACCCCCGGTCAACGGCCGCAGCTGAACGCCATGTGGACCGAAGTCCTCGAGACCCTCGATTGGCCCGAACGCCCCGAGCTGTACGTGAGCCAAACGCCGGTCGCCAACGCGATGGCGGTGGGATTCGACAAGCCGTTCGTCGTGATTCACTCCGGGCTGCTCGAAATCCTCGACGAAGACGAAGTGCGCTCGATCCTCGGGCACGAGCTCGGGCACATCATGAGCGGGCATCCGACGTACACCACGATTGCCGTGATCCTGATGTACTTCGGCGTGAGCAACCTGCCCTTCCTCGCTGCGGCGGCGCTTCTGCCCTTCCAGCTCGCGCTGCTCGAGTGGAGCCGCAAGAGCGAGTTCTCGTCGGACCGCGCCGGCCTGCTTGCCGTGCAAGACCTCAACAAGGTCATGGGCGCCGAGATGAAGCTCGCCGGCGGCAAGCCGTACGGCGACACGCTGCGCGTCGAGGAGTTCATTCGTCAGGCCGAGGCCTACGAGACAGGCGGCGACGCCTGGGACACGGTGCTCAAGATTCTCAACACCGTGATGCGCACGCACCCAATGCACACCGTTCGCGCGGCCGAGCTTCTGCGTTGGCAGCGCGCGGGCGGCTTCGACAAGATCATGGCCGGCGACTACGTGCGACGCGGAAGCGGTGACAAGGATCAGCCGCTCGGTGAGGATTACGCCGACGCCGCGGGTTACTACGGGCAGAAGACCCGCGAGACGGTGAATCAGTTCAAGGATGGGCTCAGTCGGGCGCGCGACGCGGTGAGCTCCGCGTGGCGGAACCGCTGACCATCCTTCTCGTGGGCGGAGGCGGGCGCGAACACGCGCTCGCCTGGCGCCTGCGCCAAGAAAATCCGTCGTCTCGAATTCTCGCCGCGCCCGGCAATCCCGGGATCGGCGAGATTGCGACGTGCGTTCCTGTTCGAGCGACCGACGCCGCCGGACTCGTCGCGCTGGCGCGGCAAGAGCGCGTCGACTGGACGCTCGTTGGCCCGGAAGCGCCGCTCGCCGCCGGCCTCGCCGACGCGTTTCGCGCCGAGTCGATGCCGATCTTCGGACCGTCGCGCGCCGCCGCGGCGATCGAGTCGTCCAAGGCGTTCTCCAAGGGGATCATGGTCGACGCCGGCGTTCCGACGGCCCGCGCGCGCACGTGCGGCTCTCTCGCCGAGGCGAATCGAGCGATCGACGAGTTGGCCGACGAATCTCAGCGCGTGGTGATCAAGGCCTCCGGACTTGCCGCGGGAAAG
The Gemmatimonadaceae bacterium DNA segment above includes these coding regions:
- the glmM gene encoding phosphoglucosamine mutase, with amino-acid sequence MSTDGLMVSVSGIRGRVGGALTPDVVACYAAAFGAWSASRAGTTKAAGTRPRIVVGRDSRVSGPMFHRVVLGALQSVGCDIIDIGLTTTPTCQLAVEHHHAAGGLMISASHNPIEWNALKFIGPTGLFLEASEGNEMRALVEGGIARATWDHLGEIELDDRAILRHIERVLAIPYLDVAGIRARGFSVAVDCVRGAGAVIMPELLERLGCRVTTINAETDGRFPRPPEPVAENLGELERLVLKTRAAIGFAVDPDVDRLALVSNEGKAIGEDFTLALAARVVLRHRRGALVTNLSTSRIVEDVAVSAGVPVLRAPVGEVNVAVRMRDERAPIGGEGNGGVILSEVHLGRDAPVGAALVLQLLHEENRSLSEIVAELPKYVIVKDKLDRPSAPLGTVYEALRAAFPDAEADAQDGLRLAWIDRWVHVRPSGTEPIVRVIAEAPTDAAARELVRKSREPLDALAAQH
- a CDS encoding cystathionine gamma-synthase, translated to MTRVFDDDLATGFGTRAIHAGQRPEPLAGAIMTPVYLTSTYVQEGLGQNKGYEYARGKNPTREAFERNVAALENGRHGFAFSSGMGCLDSIMKLFRAGDHVVCAENVYGGTFRLFDKLLQNFGLSFTYVDTRDPQRVADAMRPETRLVLAETPSNPLMRLTDIAAVADIAHRANALLVVDNTFASPYFQRPLELGADIVYHSTTKYLNGHSDMIGGCAVTRDDDLGARLQFIHNAAGAVAGPFDAWLALRGTKTLHLRMRQHDANGREIAKWLVERVGTENVYYIGLPSHPQHELAKRQMSGFGGMISVELGTKERAAHVLGRVRVFALAESLGGVESLISQPAGMTHASVPPDRRAALGLSDGLVRLSCGVEDVGDLLADLEQAFDGIPERAGGGRESARGSRARDTIGSGAP
- a CDS encoding M48 family metallopeptidase translates to MANRVQLVQISSRAWEHPADRAALNTLRAIPGFDEVVRKVAGFFGERGIRQLFLGDAVQVTPGQRPQLNAMWTEVLETLDWPERPELYVSQTPVANAMAVGFDKPFVVIHSGLLEILDEDEVRSILGHELGHIMSGHPTYTTIAVILMYFGVSNLPFLAAAALLPFQLALLEWSRKSEFSSDRAGLLAVQDLNKVMGAEMKLAGGKPYGDTLRVEEFIRQAEAYETGGDAWDTVLKILNTVMRTHPMHTVRAAELLRWQRAGGFDKIMAGDYVRRGSGDKDQPLGEDYADAAGYYGQKTRETVNQFKDGLSRARDAVSSAWRNR
- a CDS encoding HD domain-containing phosphohydrolase, coding for MIARPHEVSPVLPCCLVVDDEPRLRQAMVHLMRADGFQCVEAANGVEALEQLERYPVSLMLSDLRMPKMDGLELLRESRVRFPDIAVVMITAVADVQVAVSCLANGAADYVVKPYQIDDVRARVAQALDKRRLLLENRAYRESLEDRVKEQARENEELFLASIQSLAEALELKDPYTRGHSIRVSQYSRAIARAMGLFGDMLRQIELGGHVHDIGKIGVREAVLNKAERLTAEEYEHIMTHPVLGWRILAPLLGDRPCALNIVRSHHERYDGLGTPDGLHGNQIPLEARIVAVADALDAMTSDRPYRPSEMSLCAALEEIRRNTTTQFDPDVVEALTRVVAAGDLQLLPKSPHGSLVPAH